The nucleotide window tggagataaattctttttttttttttttgctttttatggctgcacctgcagcatatggaaattgccaggctagggggtggaactggagctggagctgccagcctacaccaagccacagcaacactgtatcctttaacccactgagcgaggccagggattgaacccgcatcctcatggataatagttggattcgtaaccctctaagccacaacaggaactccaataaattctAGACAAAGTTAACTCAAGGGACTACTTTTATTTACTGggaaaccaataaataaatagagaataatTTCTAATACTGCTGAATGCAGTGAAGAAAATGAAGCTGGAGATGAGAGCATGATCAGAGGCCAATGGAGTACCAACGACAGATGtggaagtgacttttttttttgtcttttgtcttttttgttgttgttgtcgctatttcttgggccgctcctgcggcatatggaggttcccaggctaggggttgaatcggagctgtagccaccggcctacgccagagccacagcaacgcaggatccgagccgcgtctgcaacctacaccacagctcacggcaacgccggatcgttaacccactgagcaagggcatggaccgaacccgcaacctcatggttcttagtcggattcgttaaccactgcgccacgacgggaactccgggaggtGACTTTTGAGAGAAAACCTAAATAACGGTGGGAggagtatattttaaaacaaattctcaaAGATCCCAAGTGTTTTGAAAAGTtatctgttttgtgttttatatatatatatatatatatatatatatatacacacacacacacacacacacacaaacacacatacacatatacaaaatcTTCTTATGCTTTTGGCTCTAATATAATCAAACTTGAAGCCCTTGACTTCCTATTATAGGAGTAACACATTTCCTTCTTGTCTGAGTTAATCGCCCTGAAAAACATTCTGCCTAGTCAGACTTGGGAACCACTGGCCCAAGAGACACTCACAATTCTACTCTTCTAGGTCCAATTTTAGGGAGAAAATAAccttggggggggagggaggttaTGCAAGAAAAGCAGAAATGCAAGTAAGAGGGGGCTAAGAGGAcacaagctaattctaaaatggCTCTTTAAAACAGGAAGAACCAGCAACCAAGGACCACCGACTGAAtctaaaggaaaatgagaaatactTTAGAGAATGTGATGAAAACATACATGGAGGAAACAttgtgaaaaattttaagtgaagcTGCAAGAAGGTTCTTAAGACAATGTATAAGAAAACCACTTTTTTAAACGGGCTTTAGACAATGCCTGACTATACTTTTATCCCCAAAATTCAAAATAACCATGAGATAAGGCtggtaaacaaaaagaaaaatgagatagaAATTACTTGACTATGAGAAATTTTAACATGTTTATTATTCACCTGCAGAAATTAGCAACTTATACAACTGCACCGGGTTACAATCAATCACAGTAACATTTGCCATGGCTTCCATCTGCCACAGACAAGAGCACAACCAAGTCTCCTCAACGGATGATTTTATTACCAAACCTACATTCTGGCTTTTATAACTTTCGCAACACCTGGCACAGTGCACATCACCAGCATCTGTGAGTTGAAATGACTCTGAAGGCCCTTCAGAGAGCAGAGGTGAACACTTTCTCATGGAGGAATGCCAGCTTTTCTAAGCGAGTTCGTCTCAGTAGCGGGTGCCAGTCCCAGTGGCATAACTCCACCACACGGTACCCAAGCTGATTCAGCTGCCGCCTCTTCATGTTGTGCAGTCCAAGCAGATGCCTGGAACCATAGCAATACTGGTTCTTGTTTGTCAACTGAATAGCCAGCTTCAGTTTTGGCGCCTGCACAGAAGCTGGAGGACACGGGCCAGCCATCTCCATGGCCCCCAATCTGTCAGCCGTATTGCAAAAGGAGCCCCCAACAGGAATGGACGCCGCCTCTAATTTCATGGGCTGCTGCCCAGTGTCTGACTCTGTTTCCCTCTGGGAGTGTCCTCTTGCTCTCCCTTGTAGTAGCTGACTCATCAAATCATCTGTAAGGCTGATTCCCACATGCTTAAGCCTTAATTTGGCTACATCTTCAATCGGTGTGGCTTCTCTGTTAAACGGTAATGGCTTCATGTTAACATCAAGCTGAACCTCTAAATCGGAGGATCGAGTATGAGGCAAAATCATATGGTGTTTGATGTACTGCGGCCCACCCAGCATGGTCTGAAGTAAAAAGAGAGTTTCTAGGAATTCGGGCTTTGCGCTCATATCCTTCTTTGCTAAATTCCACAGCATTTCTGACCCCTCTTGCTGAAGATCAGAACTAAGGCGATTGCCTCTATAATCTGGACACTCAATGCCAACTGTACCATCAAGAGTATACAGCTCCTTAGTGACTTCGAACTTACTTCTCTCCTGAGCTAACCTGACAAACCCTGGACTCAAAGCGAAATCTATGAGCTCTGTTGGAAAGTACTCAGAAAATGCCAGGCCCAGCAGGCAAGTGAGCAGGTGTTCTGGGTATCGGTTGAACTCAGGCATCTTTCTGTGAATCTCATCTATCAGGCTGGAATAAAACTCTTCTGTATTGGGTGGCTTATAATTCAGAGTTCCAAATGACCACAGAATCTTGGCAACATCTTTACTTCGACAGTGTGCTACCCTAGGAGGCAAAGAAGCAGCCACAGCGTTCATCACCCCTTCATCCAGGATGCGTAAGGCCGAGCAGGCCAGTGTCAGGTGCATGACACCCTGAACTCCCAGGGAAGGAATTCGCTGAGGAGCAATCTGTCCAAACTGCTTCATGAAATTTACATGATCCACGTGAGTAAAACGgaacattttaagaatatttactaAGGCATAACTACTCAGATGCTGCATGTCAGCACAAGCTATATCTCCAATTTTCCGCATGACAAATTCAGAGAGACTactacttgatttaaaaaatcccaaacagATTGTACCAACTTCCTCTAAATTGATCAAATCTATGTACTTGAGGATCAATGATTCCAGTTTTTGCATCAGCTCCTGGGGTGCCTGACGACTTTCACCTATAATATAAATTAAGTGAATCAATTGGGTCAAGGACAGATCTTTCCAGTGCAAATTAAGATaactaaaaaagattttaaaaaaccgAGGTACTCTGCGGCCCAAGTTCCGCCAGAGGTCAGCTACCAAGAGAAGTTGATCCAGACTCATCTCCCACACCTTATGGCAAAATCTGGTTTCAAATACGTCGAGCATTGAATGAGAATGAGGGATTCCTAAAGTGACAAATGCTTTCAAAATACTGATCAGATCTGGGACATCAAAGAGCTGTATGTTTTTCACGCTCAGTTGGCAGAGCACAGCAAAGCTGGCACTGGACAGCAAAACAGGATGCTGCTCTGCAGGCAAAGAGCTCAGCTTACAGAAATAATCAACAATAATTTGAGGCTGGAGATTATCTTGATAAATTGTGACTTTGCTTAAAATTAGTTCACCTTCTGAAACAGACAAGGGctgacaaggctcagatctgttATAGCTGTGAAGCTGGTATTCTGGTCGTAGCTGTAGGAATATTCGAGGGTCTTCAAAAGAATCAAAAGTTTCTATATCCTCTTCACCAACTCTCCCGGCCCTGGGTGAGCCCAGCTTCAAGGTGCTGGCCTTAGAGGCAGAAGCCCTGCTGAACTCCAACCCGGGGAGGGTCCCGCTGGTAGTCAGACTCCTCCAAGAAGCAGAGGTACTACACGTGTTAACTTTTCTGACAGGGTGGCAGAGACTGTTTTCTGGAGAGTCCTGTCTCTTGTGCCATGTGCAGCTGCCCACATTCCAACTTACCACACTCTGGGTTGCACTGCAGGCAAAAGGACTGCAAAATGCTCGATATCCTAAAGGCTTTAACAGCTTCAGAGTGGCTGCCATTCTGGTGTCAGTACTGATCATTTTGGCAGTCAGAACACAGTCCTCACAGGTCTGATCAAGCAATTTCTTGTTTATATGGTTCTTGATTAGAGCTGGACAGGAAGGCGTTCCACAGAAACTGCCTGGAAATCTTCGGCATATCACAAGAGCCATGGGTCACAAATGACTGGGCCAGAATTGGTGCCAGATACTGAAAAAAGGGTAGATGAAGAATAAGTGGCTTCCACCCATCACAATACCAAAATTTACAAACTATAAGAAATGGATTAAAATGACACCACTGTCCACTCAAGTAAGTTCAATGCCCAAATCATGAGACAACATACATCAAGGATAAATCCCGCAACCTTTGCATAAAGGCAGAGGAAAAGCCCCAAAACCCAGAGTACAACTATTGGGCAGTTCTCTGGACTGCTCCTCAGGCTGAACTTCCTCTGTCCTCTGGAAAAATTTCCTTTATGGTTAGAAAAGAGACAGCTGTTTTACTCACATCcaataggaaggaagaaagcagatTTCCATAAACAAAGCTGGGAACAAAAGTGAGTATCTTTTTGATACCAACACATAAAGAGCACAAGTGGAGAACAAGAAAGTTAGCAAAAGCTGCCATAGtaacaacaaaagtaaaaagtgTGATTTGGTGTAAAGATTAATTAATTATACCGACACTAACCCTCCCCCATCAAGTACAAAACTTCTGATTACCAATTCTGTTGTTCTAATGCTGCTCCTGTATcttttaaaagatgccttttcTCCTCTCCAGGCCTGTAAGTCTGAATCACCATAGCAGAGTAGTCATGCACTTGGGAAGTAAACTCACTCACTTTCGTGGGAGAGGGCAGAAGGCCTAGGCTCTGCTCATTGTCAGTTCATGAGTAGGAAGCAGAGAGCTGCTTCCTTCAAAGctgggctcaggagttcccatcatggctcagcggttaaccgaacctgattggcatccatgaggatgaaggttcaatcccaggcctcactcagtgggttaaggatccagtgttgctgtgagctgtggtgtgaggttggagacacagctcggatcccgagttgctatgaccctggcataggctggcagctacagctccgactggacccctagtcagaacctccatatgctgcatgtgtagccctaaaaaagacagaaagacaaaaacaaaaatgctggGCTCAGAGAGCACCAATTCATGCAATTGCCCTGCTGACAAACAAGGGGAACAGCATGGCTTTCCTTTGAAGAAGGCAGATGAGCAATGCTTCCAGTGAGTCAGGCACTGATTATCCTGCCTGTGAACAGCACAAGTCCTGTTTTTCTCCCATAGTAGAAACCATGAGAAGCTATGAAAATGACTCTGGTGTACCCTTGCTTTCCCTCAGTGCTTACGTCTTCCCCCACACTTAAGAAACGCCAAagcctggagtttctgtcatggctcagcagtaatgaacccgactagtatccataatgacatgggttcgatccctggccctgctcagtgggttaaggatcaggcattgtcatgagctgtggtataggtggcagacatggctcagatcccacattgctgtggctgtggtgcaagcttgcagctgcagctccaatttgacccctagcctgggaacttccatataccaagggtgcggccctttaaaaaaaaaaaaaaaaaaagaatatctgcttTGGCAGactgtggctgccaaggaggagggggatggaggtggtggggaattgggagtttgggataagcagatacaaactattatatgtaggaTGGCtaaaaataaggtcctactggatagcacagggaactataatcaatatcctgtgataaacaacagaaaagaatgcatatataactgaatcattttgctgcacagcagaaattaatacaagactgtaaatcaattatacttccataaaacttaaaaagaatacCTGCTTTGGAGCTGGAATCTAAAGTTAGTTCAACACAATGTGCAACTAAAGCAATTGTTCAAAGTGCTTCATCTCATCTTAGGAACAAGATCggaagaaataacttttaaaaaaagacataattttttttcctactatagcaaaaaaactgaaaacccaaatgttcatccAGAAGGAGGAAGGTGTTTACAGAATAAATGTGTGTCAAGTAACAACACATGGAAAAGTACATACAAATATTCAGTGGAACAAACAGAATACAAGTGCCATCATTTAAAATACACTAATATAAAAGGAAAGTGACTATTCGGCTTCTTTTTGGAGGCTTTCTTCATATCTTTcagaaattaacttttttctctttttaattgggGTTAAAATTGTTAAACAGAGAGTGCATGGattaatttaacaaatacctttataaataatataacttGAAAAGCACATTAAATAAATTACTTCGATTGATGCTACCTAAGGGTACTTAATGAGATTACTGAATATGGTCTTGAACAAAAGAACCATTTCCTGGAACATCAATGGTATAGATCTAGAATTCTGAGTTAATGTGACACTTTCTGATTTGCAAAAACACAGACTAAGTCCTAAGATGGAAATAATTAGAGCCAAAATTGTCTTAGAGTCTCCTCCATGCTAAGCCTTGAATGAGCaggatttttcattgttttggccttttagggccacacttgtggcacacggaaattcccaggctacgggtctaattggagctgcagctgccatcctatgccacagcaacatgggacccgagctgtgtctgtgaccttcaacacaggtcacagcaacgccacattcttaacccagggattgaaccctcatcctcatggatgctattcgggttcataacctactgagccacaacaggaactcttttgaATGACCTGTTTAATCTGCATCAATTCAAACCCTTACAACTTTTTGTAATGTAGATTTTATTATCTTGATGTTGTTGATGAGGGAAAAGAGACTTCGATGAAGATTACACAACCAAGGCACAGAATGGGGTTTGACATCAAAGATTATCTGGTTCTGAAACCCACGCTGCTAGTGTAGAGACAAGAAGGGGAGTCAGGTTCCagaaaggggagtggggaggactCCAAACCATCTATAGGGTTTCTAGGTGTCAGGAAGTTGGAGGGTTAGAACTAGGAGAGCTCAAAAGGTCCTCATACCTCGAATACTCTAGGATCCTAGCTATCACTATGCTGAGTATATACTacttagaaaaagaatgaagagaagacCTCAAAGGCCAAAATCTACATGAAGGAACTGAGTTTACAAGAGATGCCCCAgtattaaggaaaagaaaactatcacaggggttcccattgtggcacagcggaaacgaatccaactaagaaccatgaggttgcgggttcaagccctggcctcgctcagtgggttaaggatccagcattgccatgagcaatgtgtaggtcgaagacacagcttgaatgctgcattgctgtggctgtggcgtaggccagcagctgcagctccaattagacccctagcctaggaacctccacagccacaggtgtggccctaaaaagacaaaaaggcaaaaaaaaaaaaagaaaaagaaaaaaagagagaactattACAACTGAAGACCTCAAGGCTGGCAGGAAAGATATGTGATCCAGAATTTAGAGTTCAACACAGAAAAGAACTAAAGGGAAATCCCAGGATAACAATAATGGGAGATCCCAGGATGACTGCAATGAGCAGACATAAAAAGCAACTGGTTTATGGTGAAGGGGATGGGTATTACCTAGGAGAGAAGATTTACAATTGTGATGGGTAATCTGAGGATGACCAATTAATAGACAGATGGATAACCAAACCAATAACATCAGTAACGAAAAGTATTAActtcaaggggagttcccattgtggagcagcaaaaatgaatccaattagtatccatgaggatccaagttcgatccttggacttgcccagtgggttaaggatctggcattgctgtgagctgtggtgtaggtcgcagatgcagctcggatcctgtgttgttgtggctgtggcgttggctggcagctgtagttccaattcgaccccaagcctaggaacttccatatgccataagtgtggccctaaaaagcaaagataaaataaaataatataaattaaaaaaatatattaactccagggaaaacaaaaaatttgtcAAGACAGAAGATGTTATCATATTGTACTTCCTGCTCAGCTTACATAATCTTACTAGTATAAACCTTGAATACCTGCCTAACCAAAAATCATGAGCAAACTATATTGGGAGGATGAGGGGAGGGAAATGGAGAAGGGGGATCAGGCACTGATACAAGAGACCTGGAGCATCGAAGTCCACAAGAAAGAAGTCAAAGAGTTTACAGACATAGATATATCCtagaaaacaagaaatagcaacatagaagttcccatcgtggctcagtggaaacaaatctgactggtatccctgggcatgcaggcttgatccctggcctccctcagtgggttaaggatctagcattgccgtgagctgtggtgtaggtcacagacgtggctcggatctggtgttgctgtggctctggtgtaggccggggctatagctctgatttgacccctagcctgggaatctccacatgcagcaggtgaggccctaaaaaaccaaaaaaaaaaaaaaaatcaagaagtagTAACACTAATATAGTATTTAGAAATATAccaatgggagttcccctgtggtacagcagattaaggatctggtattgtcaatgcagcagctcgggtcactgctgagacaagggtttgatccctggctgaggaactgccacatgcttcAGCtgtagcaaaacagaaaaaaagaaatacaccaatgaaaggagttcctggtggtctagtggttaggacttggtgctttcactgttgcagcccaggttcaattcctggtcttagAACTgagaccttgggagttcccgttgtggctcagtggttaacaaatccgactaggaaccatgaggctgcaggtttgatccctggccttgctcagtaggttaaggatccggcattgccgtgagctatggtgtaggttgaagacacagcttgtggcaacaccagatccttaacccactgagcagggaccgggatcgaacctgcatcctcaccaacactatgttgggttcttagcctgctgagccacaatgagaactcgcccccggaatttttttaaataacaaaaataaaatacagcaatgaataccaaaagaaacagacaaatagtTGAAAAGTAAGGAACAAAAGGAGTTCaggtcgtggtgcagcagaaacgaagccgactaggaaccacaaggttgcgggtttgatccctggccttgctcagtggattaaggatctggcattgccgtgagctgcagtatgggtcacagatgcagctcagatctggcgatgctgtggctctggcgtaggccagcagctacagctccaattagactcctagcctaggaacctccatatgccatgggtacggccgtaaaaaaggacaaaagacaaaaaaaaaagaaaaaagaaacaaaaatgaagggagaaaaaaaagggaactaaTATTGAGTGTCATAAGATCTGtcaaattatttaattatgtgaaccatgtacatgtataactttgaaaaaatgaacttacaaaatGCATGTTCTAAAAGGAAATTTAAGTATTCTTCAAGAAGAcaattagtggagttcccattgtggcacagaggaaacaaatccaactaggaaacaggaggctgcgggtttgattcctggccttgatcagtggattaaggatctggcattgccgtgagctgtggtgtaggtcgaagatgccactcagatctggcgttgctgttgctatggctgtgacgtaggccggcagctgtagctcaggttggacccctagcctgggaacctccatatgctgagcatgtggccctaaaaagacaaaagaccaaaaaaaaaaaaaaagacaattcgtgaataaaaaatgcaatttaaGTTCTCAAGGAAAATGCTGAAAGGTTATTTCTAGTGCAAGTACTTCCAGTAGAACTTCTTTATGGATGCCCAGTAAGAGaaacaatgacaaaataaataatcttaGAGCCATTCAGAAAATGCAAATGGCAAAAGGTAGCTACTCCCTTTTTCACCACACAACTTTTAAGATAACTGTACAGACACCATATCTACATTTACAGATATGAGATATAACCACTTCAGAAGTTAGGTCTTAAGGAGCTCCCACAGTGGCCCactgggttaagaaactgactgcagtgactcgggTCCTTGTGGAGATGCGGCTTCAATCCCCTGTCCAGCACAGGGTTAAAggaatccagccttgccacagctgtggtgtgggtcacaactgtgacttagattcaatccctagcctgggaacttccctatgctgtgggtgcgatcataaaattaaagcaaacaacaaaaaaagaagttaggtATTGAGTACtatggagaagaaaagggaagaaacccAAGGAAGACAGAGAACCAGTAAAGCAAAAGAGTGGGGAGAAAATGCATGGCAAATGATGGGAGGTGAGGATGTGCTgtcaagatggaaaaaaaacacaggaggGTAAGGAGAGTTGGTTTCTCCTTACTTAAGGACTCCCAGAGAATCCATAACAAAGCTGAAAAGAGACCATTATGAGAGGCCAAATCAATAACTCCTGATGCCTTTTCTAAAGGTTCAAAGCTGTGTGTTATCCTCTCACAAAACCGTTTTCCTATTTTAAGTGCCCCAAGTATACCTTCCTTCCCATCCCCTCTTTAGGGGTCCTAAAGAATAAGAATGGAGCCTCAGAGACCACTGGACCATGGCTATTTAGAAGGGACTGCCCAAACCACCCTGAATGATGTGATTTCACAAGAGTGAGGAATCTTACCTTCCTACCTTCCAGGTACAGGTCTCAGCAAGGCTGAGTAGCTTCATTTTAAACTACAGTCCAGAAGGTAGGAGAGGGGAACCAGGTGGAGGAAGGCAGCCAAACTAACTAGAGATAAAGTATATGACACCCTCAGCATATTCAATTAACAATTACTGGAGATCATCCCTTAATTCTGGTTTGATTCCtttgctaaaaaaaatttaacccacTGATAAATCCCAATAAAACTGCCACAAACAAATGGATGCTTCAAACTCCATTTCTGTCTTAGCAAAGAATGTGTTGAGCagccccaataatttttttaaaaaaaggcaaaaaaactaaCTTCCTACAAAGTTAAGGAACTTTGTAACCAGGGGCTACAAAGCTTTAAAGCCCCCAGTGAAGGATTAGAGACTGACACTGGGGGGGCCTCATCTGTTAATGAGGATGCTAACTGGGCTAGACTCTTCTCTTCTGTGCTTCTGTTAAGCACAACCTACAAAAGAGGGGTCGGCTGCAACTAGGGAGGTAAAGCACTAGTGCAAAGGTGTTTAGGTCAAGGAAAGTACCCCCCACACAACCAAGCCAAACCAAAATCAAGTCTAACTGCTGATCCTCTCCATTTCCGTTCCAGTTTCCACACTTAGGGGAGAGAAACGAGTACATTACAATCATctgtgggggtttttgttttttaagcttaCATAGTCCACTCCTTCTAAGACTCTGCTATCCCTCTATCAGAATGGCAAGGACCTGGGTTGATATAGTCTCAGAAGACCCCACAGATGAACCTGTTAGAaccactgctattttttttttttgccccccccgcccctcccccatggcatatggaattcccaggccagggatcagatctgagccacggctgcaacctctGCCATAGCTGCTGTAACACCAAATACtctaacccactatgctgggcctgggatggaacctgtgtcccagtgtgccaaagagggaactccagagccacTGCTTGTAAAAGGTTTCATAAAACTCTTATCTGTAggagttccgctgtggcacagtaggttaagaatctgacttcggctgcctgggctgctgctgagtatgggtttgatccctggcctggcacagtgggttcattgccccagctgtggcatagatcggaTTCATTcactggactgggaacttccatatgctgcaggtgaaaccataaaacaaaaaacgCTACTTTTAGAAATTTCTGGGTACAACGGTAGAGAGCAGACACTCATGTCCTCTCAGCCCATCTAAATGGGACTATGAGAAGACTGACAAAATCCAGACAGGTAAAGTATCTGCACCCAGAATCatgtgaaaaaaattccaaattaacAGTCCAAATATCCATCACTGTTAGCATAACCAAACATTTGGTTGTATCTGCTTTCCTAGATTTGCAAGGCCACATAGTATTCAGAATTCCTTGGTATCAAAGCTGACTTATATGCATGATGAATGGCAGAGCCTCGTTGGGGaccagaaaaaacaaaccaatgaatGGGGCAGAAAGCCACACTGACAAATAAATTAAATCTGCATAACTGCCAAAGGCCTCAGATATATTATGCAGCACAGTCTCCCAGGCAGCAGCTTCATCTCAGGTTTGCCCAAGGCCATTCACATTAGGGAGTCACAGAACCTAGTTCTGGAAAAGTGACTGTTCTCATCATTCACAAAGTGTGAGCAAAGTGCAGAAAACATAAGTTCAGATTCCAGCAGCAaattattaaaacacaaaacattagCCATGCTGGTGCTAAAGCGCTGGGCTCCAGCTCCACAGTCCAAGTGAGTGGGCAGTGAAGCATCACCTGAGGAAGCCCATGAACATAACTGGTATGAAGAGGGCCCCAAGCTCCATGAGTCAGGGCAGAAGAGCTGTGTCATGATTTgtatggaaagagaaaagacagttgtttttcttatctatggaaagaaaaaaaggaagagggccaAAAATACTACCCTTAGGCTCGTGCAATCAGAAACTGTTAAAAAATGGGTTTAAGTGCATACACTGTATTGATATTTATTGAAGACTCAACCTGTCGCAGGTACTAAGCGAATATCGCGGGGCCTTGCTGCTCAAAGCGCGGGCTGCGGAGCAGTGGCCTCAGCCTCACCTGGAAGCTGATGAGAAACGCAGAATCGCAGGCCTCATCTCAAATTTACATACAAAATCAAAATCTCCAGATCCCCAGGTGATGCGCATGCATATGAAGTGTAGTAAGA belongs to Phacochoerus africanus isolate WHEZ1 chromosome 3, ROS_Pafr_v1, whole genome shotgun sequence and includes:
- the FASTKD5 gene encoding FAST kinase domain-containing protein 5, mitochondrial, with protein sequence MALVICRRFPGSFCGTPSCPALIKNHINKKLLDQTCEDCVLTAKMISTDTRMAATLKLLKPLGYRAFCSPFACSATQSVVSWNVGSCTWHKRQDSPENSLCHPVRKVNTCSTSASWRSLTTSGTLPGLEFSRASASKASTLKLGSPRAGRVGEEDIETFDSFEDPRIFLQLRPEYQLHSYNRSEPCQPLSVSEGELILSKVTIYQDNLQPQIIVDYFCKLSSLPAEQHPVLLSSASFAVLCQLSVKNIQLFDVPDLISILKAFVTLGIPHSHSMLDVFETRFCHKVWEMSLDQLLLVADLWRNLGRRVPRFFKIFFSYLNLHWKDLSLTQLIHLIYIIGESRQAPQELMQKLESLILKYIDLINLEEVGTICLGFFKSSSSLSEFVMRKIGDIACADMQHLSSYALVNILKMFRFTHVDHVNFMKQFGQIAPQRIPSLGVQGVMHLTLACSALRILDEGVMNAVAASLPPRVAHCRSKDVAKILWSFGTLNYKPPNTEEFYSSLIDEIHRKMPEFNRYPEHLLTCLLGLAFSEYFPTELIDFALSPGFVRLAQERSKFEVTKELYTLDGTVGIECPDYRGNRLSSDLQQEGSEMLWNLAKKDMSAKPEFLETLFLLQTMLGGPQYIKHHMILPHTRSSDLEVQLDVNMKPLPFNREATPIEDVAKLRLKHVGISLTDDLMSQLLQGRARGHSQRETESDTGQQPMKLEAASIPVGGSFCNTADRLGAMEMAGPCPPASVQAPKLKLAIQLTNKNQYCYGSRHLLGLHNMKRRQLNQLGYRVVELCHWDWHPLLRRTRLEKLAFLHEKVFTSAL